The Euphorbia lathyris chromosome 8, ddEupLath1.1, whole genome shotgun sequence genome has a window encoding:
- the LOC136202478 gene encoding protein phosphatase 2C 50-like isoform X1, protein MEEMSRTVAVPFRVGNSVCQKLTINTHLDITRLKLMADRAGSLSDSVTKLSTVEDNNCNCGDDLDNEVSDTKVTVQEGDKGSGGLLLDMISENKTNWVDNDDVASRQSEEDDSLSLEGDPVYDSSCSLSVASETSSLCGEDFLGFEAFSGIGMPSSVNMEKSICPVDFIADAADLVESNVQTDVKDSASVARNLEEKIVDGSELKPSKVVLQLALAKGVSGTIARSVFEVDYVPLWGFTSVCGRRPEMEDAVATVPHFMKIPIQMLIGDRVLDGMSKFVHQTTHFFGVYDGHGGSQVANYCRERVHLALTEEIECVKNDPSDGRVKDTCEEQWRKAFTNCFLKVDSEVGGKGSAEPVAPETVGSTAVVAVICASHIIVANCGDSRAVLYRGKEPMALSVDHKPNREDEYARIEAAGGKVIQWNGHRVFGVLAMSRSIGDRYLKPWIIPEPEVVFIPRAKEDECLILASDGLWDVMSNEEACDLARRRILVWHKKNAGVQPSSTGEMFDPAAQAAAEYLSNRALQKGSKDNISVIVVDLKPQRKLKAKT, encoded by the exons ATGGAGGAGATGTCTCGGACGGTTGCAGTGCCATTTAGAGTAGGTAATTCAGTCTGTCAAAAACTAACCATAAATACCCATTTGGATATCACAAGACTTAAATTGATGGCAGATAGGGCTGGCTCACTTTCTGATTCTGTAACTAAGCTTTCTACTGTTGAGGATAATAATTGTAATTGTGGTGATGATTTGGATAATGAAGTTAGTGATACAAAAGTTACAGTTCAGGAAGGGGACAAGGGGAGTGGAGGCCTTTTGTTGGATATGATCTCTGAAAATAAAACCAACTGGGTTGATAATGATGATGTTGCGAGCCGACAGAGTGAAGAAGATGATTCCTTATCATTGGAGGGTGATCCCGTTTATGATAGCTCCTGTTCTCTTTCAGTGGCTAGTGAGACAAGCAGCTTATGTGGTGAGGATTTCCTTGGTTTTGAGGCCTTCTCCGGGATAGGAATGCCGAGTTCTGTAAATATGGAGAAGAGCATTTGCCCTGTTGACTTTATTGCTGACGCTGCAGATTTGGTGGAGTCAAATGTTCAGACAGATGTTAAAGATTCTGCTTCTGTTGCTAGGAACCTTGAGGAGAAGATCGTAGATGGGTCTGAATTGAAGCCATCAAAAGTTGTACTTCAGTTAGCTCTAGCAAAAGGGGTAAGCGGAACAATAGCACGTAGTGTTTTTGAGGTGGACTATGTTCCTCTTTGGGGATTTACTTCTGTATGTGGCAGGAGACCCGAGATGGAAGATGCAGTTGCAACTGTACCTCACTTCATGAAAATTCCTATTCAAATGCTAATTGGTGATCGGGTGCTTGACGGTATGAGCAAATTTGTACACCAAACTACTCATTTCTTTGGAGTCTATGATGGTCATGGAGGCTCCCAG GTTGCAAATTATTGCCGTGAGCGAGTTCATTTAGCCTTGACTGAGGAGATAGAATGTGTAAAGAATGATCCAAGTGATGGCAGGGTGAAGGACACATGTGAAGAGCAGTGGAGAAAAGCATTCACCAATTGTTTTCTCAAGGTAGATTCTGAAGTTGGAGGGAAAGGAAGTGCTGAACCAGTCGCCCCTGAAACAGTGGGTTCAACTGCTGTTGTTGCTGTTATTTGTGCATCGCACATCATAGTAGCAAATTGTGGAGACTCACGAGCAGTTCTATATCGTGGAAAAGAACCTATGGCATTATCAGTGGATCATAAA CCCAACCGAGAAGATGAATATGCAAGGATAGAAGCAGCTGGAGGCAAGGTTATACAATGGAACGGACATCGTGTCTTCGGTGTTCTTGCAATGTCAAGGTCCATTG GTGATAGATATTTGAAACCATGGATAATACCAGAACCAGAAGTGGTGTTTATTCCTCGGGCAAAAGAAGATGAATGTCTCATTCTGGCCAGTGATGGTTTATGGGATGTAATGTCAAATGAAGAGGCATGTGATCTAGCTCGGAGACGGATACTTGTGTGGCACAAAAAGAATGCTGGTGTGCAGCCCTCCTCAACGGGTGAGATGTTCGATCCAGCAGCTCAAGCAGCAGCTGAGTACCTATCGAACCGTGCGCTTCAAAAAGGAAGCAAGGACAACATCTCTGTCATCGTGGTGGATCTGAAACCTCAAAGGAAGCTGAAGGCTAAGACGTAA
- the LOC136202476 gene encoding aminopeptidase M1 yields the protein MDQFKSQPRLPRFAVPKRYDIRLKPDLSACTFAGSVSIDLEIVSDTHFIVLNAADLTLKSDSVSFSSSKTLKPIKVELLEADEILVLEFPEALPIGVGALTIGFDGVLNDKMKGFYKSTYELHGEKKNMAVTQFEPADARRCFPCWDEPACKAKFKITLDVPSELVALSNMPVLEEKVNGPLKTVSYEETPIMSTYLVAVVVGLFDYVEDHTSDGIKVRVYCQVGKADQGKFALHVAVKTLELYKGYFAVQYPLPKLDMIAIPDFAAGAMENYGLVTYRETALLFDDKHSAAANKQRVATVVAHELAHQWFGNLVTMEWWTHLWLNEGFATWVSYLAADSLFPEWKVWTQFLDESTEGLRLDGLEGSHPIEVEVKHASEIDEIFDAISYRKGASVIRMLQSYLGAENFQRSLAAYIKKHAYSNAKTEDLWAALEEGSGEPVNKLMNSWTRQQGYPVVCVKLKDQKLEFEQSQFLSSGSPGEGQWIVPITLCYGSYDEHKNFLLQTKSETLDAKEFGLGETGSAWLKLNVNQAGFYRVKYDDDLAARLRYAIEKKYLTETDRFGVLDDSFALCMARHQSLTSLLTLMGAYREEVDYTVLSNLISISYKVQRITADATPELLDDVNQFFISLLQYSAEKLGWDPKQGESHLDAMLRGEILTALSLFGHDPTLNEANRRLQEFVNDRNTPLLPPDIRKAAYVAVMRKASASDRAGYESLLRLYRDTDLSQEKTRILGSLGSCPDPNIVLEVLNFVLSSEVRSQDAVFGLAVSKEGRETAWAWLKDKWDYISKTWGSGFLMTRFVSAVVSPFASFEKAKEIEEFFASRSKPAIARTLKQSMERVDINAKWVQSIKSEKQLEKAVKELAHRKY from the exons ATGGATCAATTCAAAAGCCAGCCTCGCCTGCCGAGATTCGCAGTCCCTAAACGCTACGACATCCGCCTCAAACCGGACCTCTCCGCCTGCACATTCGCTGGTTCCGTCTCCATCGACCTCGAAATCGTCTCTGATACTCATTTTATTGTCCTCAATGCCGCTGACCTCACCCTCAAGTCCGATTCGGTCTCCTTCTCCTCTTCTAAG ACGCTTAAGCCCATCAAAGTTGAATTGTTGGAAGCAGATGAGATACTGGTGTTGGAATTCCCTGAGGCACTTCCTATTGGGGTCGGTGCTCTCACGATTGGTTTTGATGGAGTTTTGAACGACAAAATGAAGGGTTTCTACAAAAG TACTTACGAGCTTCATGGTGAGAAGAAGAATATGGCAGTTACACAATTTGAGCCGGCTGATGCTAGGAGATGCTTTCCATGCTGGGATGAGCCCGCTTGCAAG GCTAAGTTTAAGATCACTTTGGACGTGCCATCAGAACTGGTAGCTCTTTCCAATATGCCAGTCCTTGAGGAGAAAGTGAATGGACCTTTAAAGACGGTTTCGTATGAAGAAACACCTATCATGTCCACATATTTGGTTGCAGTTGTAGTTGGTTTGTTTGATTATGTCGAAGATCACACATCTGATG GAATCAAAGTTAGAGTATATTGTCAAGTTGGGAAGGCAGATCAAGGGAAATTCGCATTGCATGTTGCTGTTAAGACACTTGAATTATACAAAGG ATACTTTGCTGTTCAATATCCTCTTCCCAAGTTGGACATGATTGCAATTCCCGATTTTGCGGCTGGGGCCATGGAAAATTACGGTTTAGTTACATATCGCGAGACAGCCTTACTCTTTGATGATAAACATTCTGCTGCTGCTAACAAGCAAAGA GTTGCTACAGTTGTTGCACATGAGCTGGCACATCAGTGGTTTGGCAATCTTGTAACAATGGAATGGTGGACACATTTGTGGCTGAATGAAGGTTTTGCAACATGG GTAAGCTATCTTGCAGCTGATAGCTTGTTCCCAGAATGGAAGGTATGGACTCAGTTTCTTGATGAATCTACTGAAGGTCTTAGGCTGGATGGCCTTGAAGGATCTCATCCCATTGAG GTGGAGGTAAAGCATGCAAGCGAGATTGATGAAATATTTGATGCGATAAGCTATAGAAAAGGTGCCTCTGTTATCCGAATGTTGCAAAGCTATCTTGGAGCTGAAAACTTTCAG AGGTCACTTGCTGCATACATAAAAAAGCATGCTTATTCAAATGCAAAGACAGAAGACTTATGGGCTGCTCTTGAGGAGGGCTCTGGTGAGCCTGTGAACAAGTTAATGAATTCATGGACAAGGCAACAGGGGTACCCAGTTGTATGTGTCAAACTCAAAGACCAGAAGTTGGAATTTGAACAG TCACAATTCCTGTCAAGTGGTTCTCCTGGAGAAGGGCAGTGGATTGTCCCAATAACTTTATGCTATGGATCATATGATGAGCACAAGAACTTCTTGTTGCAAACAAAATCTGAAACTCTTGATGCTAAGGAATTCGGCCTTGGGGAGACCGGAAGTGCTTGGTTAAAACTCAATGTGAATCAGGCTGGTTTCTATAGAGTGAAATATGATGATGATCTTGCAGCTAGACTAAGATATGCCATAGAGAAGAAGTACCTGACTGAAACAGATAGATTTG GAGTTTTGGATGACTCTTTTGCTCTTTGTATGGCTCGTCACCAGTCTTTGACATCTTTGCTCACATTGATGGGTGCTTACAGGGAAGAAGTTGACTATACTGTGCTGTCAAACTTGATTAGT ATAAGCTATAAAGTTCAAAGGATTACTGCAGATGCAACTCCTGAATTATTGGATGACGTTAACCAATTTTTCATTAGTCTTCTCCAGTATTCTGCAGA GAAGCTTGGTTGGGACCCTAAGCAAGGTGAAAGCCATCTTGATGCAATGTTGAGAGGAGAAATTTTGACAGCCCTTTCTCTATTTGGCCATGATCCCACATTAAATGAAGCAAATAGGAGATTGCAAGAATTCGTGAATGACAGAAATACACCACTTCTCCCACCTGATATAAGGAAG gCAGCATACGTGGCAGTAATGCGGAAAGCTAGTGCATCGGATAGGGCAGGTTATGAATCCCTCCTGAGGCTCTATAGGGATACTGATTTAAGCCAGGAGAAAACTCGCATTCTCG GCTCATTAGGGTCGTGCCCAGACCCAAATATAGTTCTTGAAGTTCTCAACTTTGTATTGTCTTCTGAG GTTCGTAGTCAAGATGCTGTTTTTGGACTTGCTGTTTCCAAGGAAGGACGGGAAACGGCTTGGGCATGGCTGAAG GATAAGTGGGATTACATTTCAAAAACCTGGGGTTCAGGATTTCTAATGACTCGCTTTGTCAGTGCAGTTGTCTCACCG TTTGCGTCCTTTGAGAAGGCTAAGGAAATAGAGGAGTTCTTTGCAAGCCGATCCAAGCCTGCAATTGCGAGAACTTTGAAGCAGAGCATGGAACGGGTCGACATAAATGCAAAGTGGGTGCAAAGCATTAAGAGTGAAAAACAACTGGAGAAGGCTGTGAAAGAATTAGCACACAGGAAATATTAG
- the LOC136202478 gene encoding protein phosphatase 2C 50-like isoform X3: protein MEEMSRTVAVPFRVVQEGDKGSGGLLLDMISENKTNWVDNDDVASRQSEEDDSLSLEGDPVYDSSCSLSVASETSSLCGEDFLGFEAFSGIGMPSSVNMEKSICPVDFIADAADLVESNVQTDVKDSASVARNLEEKIVDGSELKPSKVVLQLALAKGVSGTIARSVFEVDYVPLWGFTSVCGRRPEMEDAVATVPHFMKIPIQMLIGDRVLDGMSKFVHQTTHFFGVYDGHGGSQVANYCRERVHLALTEEIECVKNDPSDGRVKDTCEEQWRKAFTNCFLKVDSEVGGKGSAEPVAPETVGSTAVVAVICASHIIVANCGDSRAVLYRGKEPMALSVDHKPNREDEYARIEAAGGKVIQWNGHRVFGVLAMSRSIGDRYLKPWIIPEPEVVFIPRAKEDECLILASDGLWDVMSNEEACDLARRRILVWHKKNAGVQPSSTGEMFDPAAQAAAEYLSNRALQKGSKDNISVIVVDLKPQRKLKAKT from the exons ATGGAGGAGATGTCTCGGACGGTTGCAGTGCCATTTAGAGTAG TTCAGGAAGGGGACAAGGGGAGTGGAGGCCTTTTGTTGGATATGATCTCTGAAAATAAAACCAACTGGGTTGATAATGATGATGTTGCGAGCCGACAGAGTGAAGAAGATGATTCCTTATCATTGGAGGGTGATCCCGTTTATGATAGCTCCTGTTCTCTTTCAGTGGCTAGTGAGACAAGCAGCTTATGTGGTGAGGATTTCCTTGGTTTTGAGGCCTTCTCCGGGATAGGAATGCCGAGTTCTGTAAATATGGAGAAGAGCATTTGCCCTGTTGACTTTATTGCTGACGCTGCAGATTTGGTGGAGTCAAATGTTCAGACAGATGTTAAAGATTCTGCTTCTGTTGCTAGGAACCTTGAGGAGAAGATCGTAGATGGGTCTGAATTGAAGCCATCAAAAGTTGTACTTCAGTTAGCTCTAGCAAAAGGGGTAAGCGGAACAATAGCACGTAGTGTTTTTGAGGTGGACTATGTTCCTCTTTGGGGATTTACTTCTGTATGTGGCAGGAGACCCGAGATGGAAGATGCAGTTGCAACTGTACCTCACTTCATGAAAATTCCTATTCAAATGCTAATTGGTGATCGGGTGCTTGACGGTATGAGCAAATTTGTACACCAAACTACTCATTTCTTTGGAGTCTATGATGGTCATGGAGGCTCCCAG GTTGCAAATTATTGCCGTGAGCGAGTTCATTTAGCCTTGACTGAGGAGATAGAATGTGTAAAGAATGATCCAAGTGATGGCAGGGTGAAGGACACATGTGAAGAGCAGTGGAGAAAAGCATTCACCAATTGTTTTCTCAAGGTAGATTCTGAAGTTGGAGGGAAAGGAAGTGCTGAACCAGTCGCCCCTGAAACAGTGGGTTCAACTGCTGTTGTTGCTGTTATTTGTGCATCGCACATCATAGTAGCAAATTGTGGAGACTCACGAGCAGTTCTATATCGTGGAAAAGAACCTATGGCATTATCAGTGGATCATAAA CCCAACCGAGAAGATGAATATGCAAGGATAGAAGCAGCTGGAGGCAAGGTTATACAATGGAACGGACATCGTGTCTTCGGTGTTCTTGCAATGTCAAGGTCCATTG GTGATAGATATTTGAAACCATGGATAATACCAGAACCAGAAGTGGTGTTTATTCCTCGGGCAAAAGAAGATGAATGTCTCATTCTGGCCAGTGATGGTTTATGGGATGTAATGTCAAATGAAGAGGCATGTGATCTAGCTCGGAGACGGATACTTGTGTGGCACAAAAAGAATGCTGGTGTGCAGCCCTCCTCAACGGGTGAGATGTTCGATCCAGCAGCTCAAGCAGCAGCTGAGTACCTATCGAACCGTGCGCTTCAAAAAGGAAGCAAGGACAACATCTCTGTCATCGTGGTGGATCTGAAACCTCAAAGGAAGCTGAAGGCTAAGACGTAA
- the LOC136202478 gene encoding protein phosphatase 2C 50-like isoform X2, with the protein MEEMSRTVAVPFRVDRAGSLSDSVTKLSTVEDNNCNCGDDLDNEVSDTKVTVQEGDKGSGGLLLDMISENKTNWVDNDDVASRQSEEDDSLSLEGDPVYDSSCSLSVASETSSLCGEDFLGFEAFSGIGMPSSVNMEKSICPVDFIADAADLVESNVQTDVKDSASVARNLEEKIVDGSELKPSKVVLQLALAKGVSGTIARSVFEVDYVPLWGFTSVCGRRPEMEDAVATVPHFMKIPIQMLIGDRVLDGMSKFVHQTTHFFGVYDGHGGSQVANYCRERVHLALTEEIECVKNDPSDGRVKDTCEEQWRKAFTNCFLKVDSEVGGKGSAEPVAPETVGSTAVVAVICASHIIVANCGDSRAVLYRGKEPMALSVDHKPNREDEYARIEAAGGKVIQWNGHRVFGVLAMSRSIGDRYLKPWIIPEPEVVFIPRAKEDECLILASDGLWDVMSNEEACDLARRRILVWHKKNAGVQPSSTGEMFDPAAQAAAEYLSNRALQKGSKDNISVIVVDLKPQRKLKAKT; encoded by the exons ATGGAGGAGATGTCTCGGACGGTTGCAGTGCCATTTAGAGTAG ATAGGGCTGGCTCACTTTCTGATTCTGTAACTAAGCTTTCTACTGTTGAGGATAATAATTGTAATTGTGGTGATGATTTGGATAATGAAGTTAGTGATACAAAAGTTACAGTTCAGGAAGGGGACAAGGGGAGTGGAGGCCTTTTGTTGGATATGATCTCTGAAAATAAAACCAACTGGGTTGATAATGATGATGTTGCGAGCCGACAGAGTGAAGAAGATGATTCCTTATCATTGGAGGGTGATCCCGTTTATGATAGCTCCTGTTCTCTTTCAGTGGCTAGTGAGACAAGCAGCTTATGTGGTGAGGATTTCCTTGGTTTTGAGGCCTTCTCCGGGATAGGAATGCCGAGTTCTGTAAATATGGAGAAGAGCATTTGCCCTGTTGACTTTATTGCTGACGCTGCAGATTTGGTGGAGTCAAATGTTCAGACAGATGTTAAAGATTCTGCTTCTGTTGCTAGGAACCTTGAGGAGAAGATCGTAGATGGGTCTGAATTGAAGCCATCAAAAGTTGTACTTCAGTTAGCTCTAGCAAAAGGGGTAAGCGGAACAATAGCACGTAGTGTTTTTGAGGTGGACTATGTTCCTCTTTGGGGATTTACTTCTGTATGTGGCAGGAGACCCGAGATGGAAGATGCAGTTGCAACTGTACCTCACTTCATGAAAATTCCTATTCAAATGCTAATTGGTGATCGGGTGCTTGACGGTATGAGCAAATTTGTACACCAAACTACTCATTTCTTTGGAGTCTATGATGGTCATGGAGGCTCCCAG GTTGCAAATTATTGCCGTGAGCGAGTTCATTTAGCCTTGACTGAGGAGATAGAATGTGTAAAGAATGATCCAAGTGATGGCAGGGTGAAGGACACATGTGAAGAGCAGTGGAGAAAAGCATTCACCAATTGTTTTCTCAAGGTAGATTCTGAAGTTGGAGGGAAAGGAAGTGCTGAACCAGTCGCCCCTGAAACAGTGGGTTCAACTGCTGTTGTTGCTGTTATTTGTGCATCGCACATCATAGTAGCAAATTGTGGAGACTCACGAGCAGTTCTATATCGTGGAAAAGAACCTATGGCATTATCAGTGGATCATAAA CCCAACCGAGAAGATGAATATGCAAGGATAGAAGCAGCTGGAGGCAAGGTTATACAATGGAACGGACATCGTGTCTTCGGTGTTCTTGCAATGTCAAGGTCCATTG GTGATAGATATTTGAAACCATGGATAATACCAGAACCAGAAGTGGTGTTTATTCCTCGGGCAAAAGAAGATGAATGTCTCATTCTGGCCAGTGATGGTTTATGGGATGTAATGTCAAATGAAGAGGCATGTGATCTAGCTCGGAGACGGATACTTGTGTGGCACAAAAAGAATGCTGGTGTGCAGCCCTCCTCAACGGGTGAGATGTTCGATCCAGCAGCTCAAGCAGCAGCTGAGTACCTATCGAACCGTGCGCTTCAAAAAGGAAGCAAGGACAACATCTCTGTCATCGTGGTGGATCTGAAACCTCAAAGGAAGCTGAAGGCTAAGACGTAA
- the LOC136202478 gene encoding probable protein phosphatase 2C 6 isoform X5: MLLDLVESNVQTDVKDSASVARNLEEKIVDGSELKPSKVVLQLALAKGVSGTIARSVFEVDYVPLWGFTSVCGRRPEMEDAVATVPHFMKIPIQMLIGDRVLDGMSKFVHQTTHFFGVYDGHGGSQVANYCRERVHLALTEEIECVKNDPSDGRVKDTCEEQWRKAFTNCFLKVDSEVGGKGSAEPVAPETVGSTAVVAVICASHIIVANCGDSRAVLYRGKEPMALSVDHKPNREDEYARIEAAGGKVIQWNGHRVFGVLAMSRSIGDRYLKPWIIPEPEVVFIPRAKEDECLILASDGLWDVMSNEEACDLARRRILVWHKKNAGVQPSSTGEMFDPAAQAAAEYLSNRALQKGSKDNISVIVVDLKPQRKLKAKT, encoded by the exons ATGCTATTAG ATTTGGTGGAGTCAAATGTTCAGACAGATGTTAAAGATTCTGCTTCTGTTGCTAGGAACCTTGAGGAGAAGATCGTAGATGGGTCTGAATTGAAGCCATCAAAAGTTGTACTTCAGTTAGCTCTAGCAAAAGGGGTAAGCGGAACAATAGCACGTAGTGTTTTTGAGGTGGACTATGTTCCTCTTTGGGGATTTACTTCTGTATGTGGCAGGAGACCCGAGATGGAAGATGCAGTTGCAACTGTACCTCACTTCATGAAAATTCCTATTCAAATGCTAATTGGTGATCGGGTGCTTGACGGTATGAGCAAATTTGTACACCAAACTACTCATTTCTTTGGAGTCTATGATGGTCATGGAGGCTCCCAG GTTGCAAATTATTGCCGTGAGCGAGTTCATTTAGCCTTGACTGAGGAGATAGAATGTGTAAAGAATGATCCAAGTGATGGCAGGGTGAAGGACACATGTGAAGAGCAGTGGAGAAAAGCATTCACCAATTGTTTTCTCAAGGTAGATTCTGAAGTTGGAGGGAAAGGAAGTGCTGAACCAGTCGCCCCTGAAACAGTGGGTTCAACTGCTGTTGTTGCTGTTATTTGTGCATCGCACATCATAGTAGCAAATTGTGGAGACTCACGAGCAGTTCTATATCGTGGAAAAGAACCTATGGCATTATCAGTGGATCATAAA CCCAACCGAGAAGATGAATATGCAAGGATAGAAGCAGCTGGAGGCAAGGTTATACAATGGAACGGACATCGTGTCTTCGGTGTTCTTGCAATGTCAAGGTCCATTG GTGATAGATATTTGAAACCATGGATAATACCAGAACCAGAAGTGGTGTTTATTCCTCGGGCAAAAGAAGATGAATGTCTCATTCTGGCCAGTGATGGTTTATGGGATGTAATGTCAAATGAAGAGGCATGTGATCTAGCTCGGAGACGGATACTTGTGTGGCACAAAAAGAATGCTGGTGTGCAGCCCTCCTCAACGGGTGAGATGTTCGATCCAGCAGCTCAAGCAGCAGCTGAGTACCTATCGAACCGTGCGCTTCAAAAAGGAAGCAAGGACAACATCTCTGTCATCGTGGTGGATCTGAAACCTCAAAGGAAGCTGAAGGCTAAGACGTAA
- the LOC136202478 gene encoding protein phosphatase 2C 50-like isoform X4, with the protein MLLVQEGDKGSGGLLLDMISENKTNWVDNDDVASRQSEEDDSLSLEGDPVYDSSCSLSVASETSSLCGEDFLGFEAFSGIGMPSSVNMEKSICPVDFIADAADLVESNVQTDVKDSASVARNLEEKIVDGSELKPSKVVLQLALAKGVSGTIARSVFEVDYVPLWGFTSVCGRRPEMEDAVATVPHFMKIPIQMLIGDRVLDGMSKFVHQTTHFFGVYDGHGGSQVANYCRERVHLALTEEIECVKNDPSDGRVKDTCEEQWRKAFTNCFLKVDSEVGGKGSAEPVAPETVGSTAVVAVICASHIIVANCGDSRAVLYRGKEPMALSVDHKPNREDEYARIEAAGGKVIQWNGHRVFGVLAMSRSIGDRYLKPWIIPEPEVVFIPRAKEDECLILASDGLWDVMSNEEACDLARRRILVWHKKNAGVQPSSTGEMFDPAAQAAAEYLSNRALQKGSKDNISVIVVDLKPQRKLKAKT; encoded by the exons ATGCTATTAG TTCAGGAAGGGGACAAGGGGAGTGGAGGCCTTTTGTTGGATATGATCTCTGAAAATAAAACCAACTGGGTTGATAATGATGATGTTGCGAGCCGACAGAGTGAAGAAGATGATTCCTTATCATTGGAGGGTGATCCCGTTTATGATAGCTCCTGTTCTCTTTCAGTGGCTAGTGAGACAAGCAGCTTATGTGGTGAGGATTTCCTTGGTTTTGAGGCCTTCTCCGGGATAGGAATGCCGAGTTCTGTAAATATGGAGAAGAGCATTTGCCCTGTTGACTTTATTGCTGACGCTGCAGATTTGGTGGAGTCAAATGTTCAGACAGATGTTAAAGATTCTGCTTCTGTTGCTAGGAACCTTGAGGAGAAGATCGTAGATGGGTCTGAATTGAAGCCATCAAAAGTTGTACTTCAGTTAGCTCTAGCAAAAGGGGTAAGCGGAACAATAGCACGTAGTGTTTTTGAGGTGGACTATGTTCCTCTTTGGGGATTTACTTCTGTATGTGGCAGGAGACCCGAGATGGAAGATGCAGTTGCAACTGTACCTCACTTCATGAAAATTCCTATTCAAATGCTAATTGGTGATCGGGTGCTTGACGGTATGAGCAAATTTGTACACCAAACTACTCATTTCTTTGGAGTCTATGATGGTCATGGAGGCTCCCAG GTTGCAAATTATTGCCGTGAGCGAGTTCATTTAGCCTTGACTGAGGAGATAGAATGTGTAAAGAATGATCCAAGTGATGGCAGGGTGAAGGACACATGTGAAGAGCAGTGGAGAAAAGCATTCACCAATTGTTTTCTCAAGGTAGATTCTGAAGTTGGAGGGAAAGGAAGTGCTGAACCAGTCGCCCCTGAAACAGTGGGTTCAACTGCTGTTGTTGCTGTTATTTGTGCATCGCACATCATAGTAGCAAATTGTGGAGACTCACGAGCAGTTCTATATCGTGGAAAAGAACCTATGGCATTATCAGTGGATCATAAA CCCAACCGAGAAGATGAATATGCAAGGATAGAAGCAGCTGGAGGCAAGGTTATACAATGGAACGGACATCGTGTCTTCGGTGTTCTTGCAATGTCAAGGTCCATTG GTGATAGATATTTGAAACCATGGATAATACCAGAACCAGAAGTGGTGTTTATTCCTCGGGCAAAAGAAGATGAATGTCTCATTCTGGCCAGTGATGGTTTATGGGATGTAATGTCAAATGAAGAGGCATGTGATCTAGCTCGGAGACGGATACTTGTGTGGCACAAAAAGAATGCTGGTGTGCAGCCCTCCTCAACGGGTGAGATGTTCGATCCAGCAGCTCAAGCAGCAGCTGAGTACCTATCGAACCGTGCGCTTCAAAAAGGAAGCAAGGACAACATCTCTGTCATCGTGGTGGATCTGAAACCTCAAAGGAAGCTGAAGGCTAAGACGTAA